Proteins from one Deinococcus sp. AB2017081 genomic window:
- a CDS encoding shikimate kinase produces MVASGLIDRPVSWVALAGFMGTGKSRVGWELSRALALHFVDTDKLITRVVGKSIPEVFADEGEGYFRACEQEVVGRVSRLDHAVISLGGGTFIHEENRRILLSRGPVVVLWATPETVYARTKHSDRPLLRTEDPMGRIRHLMDEREPVYRQGTIHVHSDGRPSEEIVEEIIERLWNWADAQHAWAEPELPLPVDRATD; encoded by the coding sequence ATGGTGGCCTCCGGCCTGATCGATCGTCCTGTGAGCTGGGTGGCGCTGGCGGGCTTCATGGGCACCGGGAAGAGCCGGGTCGGCTGGGAGCTGTCGCGGGCGCTCGCCCTGCATTTCGTCGATACCGACAAGCTGATCACCCGGGTGGTGGGCAAGAGCATCCCCGAGGTGTTCGCCGATGAGGGCGAGGGCTACTTCCGGGCATGCGAGCAGGAGGTCGTGGGCCGGGTGAGCCGCCTGGATCACGCCGTGATCAGTCTGGGGGGCGGCACCTTCATCCACGAGGAGAACCGGCGGATCCTGCTGTCCCGGGGTCCGGTCGTGGTGCTGTGGGCCACGCCCGAGACCGTGTACGCCCGCACGAAGCACAGCGACCGGCCGCTGCTGCGCACCGAGGATCCCATGGGCCGGATCCGTCACCTGATGGACGAGCGCGAGCCGGTGTACCGCCAGGGCACCATCCACGTCCACAGTGACGGGCGACCCAGCGAGGAGATCGTGGAAGAGATCATTGAGCGGCTGTGGAACTGGGCCGATGCCCAGCACGCCTGGGCCGAACCCGAGCTGCCGCTTCCGGTCGACCGTGCGACGGATTGA
- the aroC gene encoding chorismate synthase has product MRYLTAGESHGPQLTAIIEGLPSQLPLGKGDIDPWLRKRQGGYGRGRRMVIETDEAEILSGVRAGRTTGAPVTLAIQNKDHRNWVEIMSPEPGGEPRKKALTDARPGHADLTGGIKYRHKDLRDVLERASARETAARVAVGSIALKLLSELGVQGANYVASLAGIETRQDFSWDQLDAIEDSDLRTPDADAAAQMRERIDRAKKDGDTLGGVLEVRFRGLPVGLGSFVHHDRKLDGRIAQACLSVQAMKGVEIGRAFDNALKPGSGVHDAVYYRDGTYARSTNGAGGLEAGMTNGEELIVRVAMKPIATLMTPLPTVNVVTHEASDAARERSDTTAVPAAGVVLQCAVAWVLAEAMLEKFGGDTVPELQERVAAARAYAQAY; this is encoded by the coding sequence ATGAGGTATCTGACCGCCGGGGAGTCGCACGGGCCGCAGCTGACGGCCATCATCGAGGGGTTGCCGTCGCAACTGCCGCTGGGCAAGGGCGACATCGACCCCTGGCTGAGAAAGCGGCAGGGCGGGTATGGACGGGGGCGGCGCATGGTCATCGAAACCGACGAGGCCGAGATCCTGAGCGGGGTGCGGGCGGGCCGCACCACGGGGGCACCCGTCACGCTGGCGATCCAGAACAAGGATCACCGCAACTGGGTCGAGATCATGTCGCCCGAGCCCGGTGGGGAGCCGCGCAAGAAGGCCCTGACGGACGCCCGGCCCGGCCACGCCGACCTGACGGGCGGCATCAAGTACCGCCACAAGGATCTGCGCGACGTGCTGGAACGGGCCAGCGCCCGCGAGACGGCGGCGCGGGTGGCAGTCGGGAGCATCGCCCTGAAGCTGCTCTCGGAACTGGGCGTGCAGGGCGCGAATTATGTCGCCAGTCTGGCCGGGATCGAGACGCGACAGGACTTCTCCTGGGATCAGCTCGACGCCATCGAGGACAGCGACCTGCGCACGCCCGACGCCGACGCCGCGGCCCAGATGCGCGAGCGGATCGACCGGGCCAAGAAGGACGGCGACACGCTGGGCGGCGTCCTGGAGGTGCGGTTCCGGGGCCTGCCGGTGGGCCTGGGGTCGTTCGTGCACCATGACCGCAAGCTCGACGGCCGGATTGCGCAGGCGTGCCTGAGCGTCCAGGCCATGAAGGGCGTGGAGATCGGACGCGCCTTCGACAACGCGCTGAAGCCGGGCAGCGGCGTGCATGACGCGGTGTACTACCGGGACGGGACGTATGCCCGCAGCACCAACGGCGCGGGAGGCCTGGAAGCCGGCATGACCAACGGCGAGGAGCTGATCGTGCGGGTGGCCATGAAGCCCATCGCCACGCTGATGACGCCGCTGCCGACCGTGAACGTCGTGACGCACGAGGCCTCGGACGCCGCCCGTGAGCGCAGCGACACGACGGCGGTGCCGGCCGCGGGCGTGGTGCTGCAGTGTGCCGTCGCGTGGGTGCTGGCCGAGGCCATGCTGGAGAAGTTCGGCGGCGACACCGTGCCGGAGCTGCAGGAACGCGTGGCGGCCGCCCGCGCCTACGCCCAGGCGTACTGA